The Primulina tabacum isolate GXHZ01 chromosome 1, ASM2559414v2, whole genome shotgun sequence genome contains the following window.
ttaaaattttaatgtaagttatatgtagttcagtgGATAGAATCATTGTTACTTGGAGTTTAGGTTATAGGTTCGATTTTTACTGAGGTcaaatttttattcttttatttttaatttttttaatttatatatcaaaattacagtgtagtccctcactatttcttataatttattttgatcctcatttaaatataaatcaaattaattataaaaaatattacacaAGCACGCAACGCGTGCGTCGATGCACTAGTGTCCTGTTTATGGCTGTTTCATTCTCACATACGTTTAAATCATATTATAGGATTTCAAAGTTGATGCCATGGAGAAATTTATCGAAGAAGCATCCATCCCACTGGTGACTGTCCGGGAGAATGATCCAAGCAATCACCCATATATTAACAAATTCTTTGAGAGTTCCAATGCCAAGGTAATCAAACCTTTTGTATGTATAAGAGTACTAAAACTTAAAGACATTATATGGACTGTCTTTTTATTAACAATTTATGGGCATGAGAGCGTTGCAGTATTCAAACATTAAGAGTGTTTGTGAATTAAGCTAAACATCATGGCTATTTAAACTTCTATGGTGCATTGTGACATTATAAGGACTGtcttttgacaaaaacttgtgtgagacggtctcacgggtcgtattttttgagacgggtcttttatttgggtcatccatgaaaaaatattgctttttatgctaaaagtattattttttattgtgaatatcggtaggattgatctgtctcacagataaaaattcgtgagaccgtctcacaagagacatactctattgtttttatttatcaTGGTTCATACTGGCGAAGCCTTTTATTAACGTTCCATCTATCATCATTTGAAGTGAAAAAAATTAGTTCCATTACATCACTCCTAAAGCCTCTAATATGTTCTCAGGATGCAACTGTAAATGATATCCCAAGTGACACATTTGACGTAAAAGGATACCCTATGATGGTGAGAGGACAAAGGAAGACATAGTAGACTTTATTCAAAAGAACCGGGATAGTCACGCCGATCCAATCTCGACCAAATCTGAGGCCGTGGATACAGATTCTGTCAAGGATAAATTATGAAGAGGTAAATACCGATCTCTACTTGAAACATGAATTCATCTTTAGAATCGACTGAATTGCTTATATTTACTTTACATGATAGAATTCCATTTTATGGATAGTAGATAAATATTGATCTCTATGTGAAACGCGAATTCATCTTTGGAAACTTATATATACTTTTACATGACAGAATCCCATTTATGGAACTGCTATCCGATTTTTTGGTCTTCTTGATTCAGGGGTTCCTGTTGATCGCAGTTCTGAAGTGTTGCGGATTCGTTTTTTGTTGGGAGGCTGTTTTTCTTCCTTCCTAGAACTTTGGAACGGCGGTCACCGTTCCAGTTCCGGCGAACCATGCCTCTTCTACACATAACCGTTCCGCTCAGTCGTTCCGTTCCGTATCGACGTTAAATCGCCGCTAAAAAATCGAAGAACAGCGCTACAAAACCAATCACCGATTTGCCCTTGAACTTTGGAACGAGGGTCACCGTTCCAGTTCCGGCCGCGTCGCGACCATTCCGGCGAACCAtggttcagttcagtagtaAGCTGTGGAAGCTGTATCCTTGGACATATTTTGCActttttctctttttcttttattttgtgGTTTTATGTggcaaataaatataattagtaAGTAGAATGGTAGCATTTTTAAATTCGATTGTGGGTGGCCATTGTATCAAATTTCTTTCTTGATCCACCCTCCTGGTGCAAAGGAACGAGCCGACTTGAGTAATTGTTAAACCAAAacattttttaaacttttttcgagctcaaattatattatttgaTGGTTCTCGAGTCGTTCtcgattttcaatatttttagatctaatatataaatttaagcaCCATCGACATTTTTGTTTCGAGTAATACTCATCTTTTACAATATTTCAAGTGAGATCGAACTCAAACAATAATTCTATTTGTACTTAAACTATTTAAATAGAATCATTTT
Protein-coding sequences here:
- the LOC142519638 gene encoding protein disulfide isomerase-like 1-2, yielding MTLAEKLRSDYWGIYFNTNYSIAHALDAKFLPWGEPVDKPTLRLLKPFDELFVDFQDFKVDAMEKFIEEASIPLVTVRENDPSNHPYINKFFESSNAKDATVNDIPSDTFDVKGYPMMVRGQRKT